CCAAATTCTGCTTCAAAATCAATTTCTAAACAACGTTTAGTTAATTCTGATTCAAATTCTAAAATTTCATATTTTCCTTTTTCAAAAGCATTTGCTGTAATTCCATCATCATTATAAAATTCTCTTTTGCTTTCTTTTACAGAAGCATCATAATAGTAATGAAGTTCTAATTTATCTGCTTTATAATCATCTGTAGTTTGTACCAAATCTGTCATCAAAATAAAAGCGCCTCCTCTAACATACGTAGGAATTGATTTCCCTTTTACTTTTACCGTTTTTGTTTGTCCTCCTTCTATTTTTTCATCAAAATAAAAGTTGAACCAATTTGCAGTTTTTGGGAAGTAAATCTCTTTCGTTTTAACTGAATCTTTAAGAATTGGTGTAATTAAAAAATCTTTTCCCCATAAATAGGTTGATGAATTTGTCATTAATTTATCATCATCTTCTTCAAAGAAAATTGGACGCATTAAAGGTGTTCCTTTTTGATTATTTTCGAATGCCAAATTGTAATTGTAAGGCAATAATTTGTAACGTAACTCAATTGCCTTTTTTGCTAATTTCTTTGCTTTAGCACTTCTAAAAACAGGCTCACTTGGCACATCTTCCTGTGCATGAGGTCTAAATATTGGTTGAAAAACGCCATATTGTAACCAACGTGTGTATAAGTTATCATCTAAATTTGCACCTGCAAAACCACCTAAATCAGAATGCATATACCCCAAACCTTGCATTCCCATTTGTAGCGCAATTTCTGGTTGAGACTGCAAACCTCCCCAAGTTCTATTTACATCTCCAGACCAAGGAATCATACCAAATCGCTGCGAGCCAGCAGCTCCTGCTCTCATTAAAATGAAAGGTCTTTCATTTGGCAATTCTTTTTGATACCCTTCAAAAATTAAACGTGCCCAATCATGTCCATAAATATTATGAACTTCACTTGCAGAACCTGTTGCGTGTTGCACCCAAGTTGGGTGTACTTCTGGCTCTCCTAAATCTCCCCAAAGTCCTTTTGCACCTAAATTTATAATGTCTTTATAAATGTTCCAAAACCACTCTTTTCCTTCAGGTTTGTAAATATCTACAATTCCTGTATTTCCAAAATAAAAATCGTATTTAGCAGGATTTCCAACAGAATCTTTCGCCAAAACATCTTTTTCTACAGCTTCATTCCATTTTTTTGAGTTTGATAAAATAAATGGTTCTGTAATTAAAACCGTTTTAACTCCTTTGTCTTTTAATCGAGAAATCATTCCTTTCATATCTGGGAAAGAATCTTTATCAACTTCTAGATTCCCCATAGTTCCTTGTACCGTTTTACCAAACCAATACAAGTCTAAAATTACTGCATCTACAGGTATATTTTCTTCTTGAAACTTATCTATAGTTGCTTCTGTTTCTTTTTGTGAATGATAACCAAACCTACTTGAAAAATTACCTAAAGCCCATCTTGGAGGCAAAGGTTGTTTCCCTGTTAAATCTGTATAATTCTCAACTAAATCCATCCAAGAGTCACCAACAATAACTTGATATGTTTTTCTACCAGAAATAGTTTCGTAGGTTAAAGAATTGTCTTTTTTACTATCTAAATCTAAATACCCAATTGGCGCATTATCAAAATGAATCATGTATTTCTTAGAAGAAATTACAATTGGCAATGTAAAATTCATCAATTCTGCATGTGTTTCATAACCATACTGAGCTCTATTAAAAAGAGGCAATCTATACCCTCTTCTATTCATTTCTAAAGCTCTTGCTCCTCCTCCATATAAAACTTCATCAGAAGTTAAATTGAATTCAATTTTTTCTGTTTCATCAGCAACAATATTCCCATTCACCATATCCATCGGTTGGTGTTTAGACTTAAAATAACCTTGCTTTTCTGATGTAACAATTTCGTTATTGTATTTATAAATAATTTGAAAAGGATTATGTTGAATATGTACAGATATTCCATTCGTAGAAAAAATACTTTCGTTTTTTGAAATAACTGAATTTATATCAACTTTTTCAGACTCTAAAACAACTGCATGTGATGTGTCTAAAAACTCTTCTCCTTTTGGAATAAATGAAGTTTCTACAATTTGATCCGAATAAAATTTTAAAAGATATTTGCCATCATTTACGTTAATTTCTAATCCGTTTTCATTTTGTTTTACGTTTTTAAAAATTCTATTTGAATTTTGAGCAATAGAAATTTGTGTTATAAAAAGAAGGAAAATTACTATTTTAAAATATTTCATAATGTGTTTTATTCTGTATCTATTTAGGTTTCTAAACCTATATTTTATCTTTTATCGTTTTCACCCAAACTTCGTATCCTAATTCATTTAAATGCGTTCCATCTGAAGTCAATTCTGATTTTATTAATCCATTTTCGTTAACAAATTCGTTATGTAAATCTATCAACTTGTAATTCACATCAATTTTAGTATTTCTAATGATGTTATTCACTTGATTGATGTAATTTGCCATATACGCTTCTGCTGTTGGCAAAATTGTTTGCAAATAAATTGTTGTTTCTGGCGATTTTTGATAAATTGAATCCGTTATTTTAATGATATTTTTTGCAACATATTCTGTAGACGGAATTTGTTTTTGATAGTGCAAATTGAACAAATCGTTAATACCAATTAATAAAAAAACCGTTTTAGGTTTAAAGTGAGTTATTTCATCAAGTCTTTTTAAAACCCCATCAGTAACATCACCTGCAATTCCTCGATTTTTTACATTTTTGATGCCAACTTTTTCAGCCCAATTACCACCTTGTTCTGTAATGCTGTTTCCAATAAAAATAATATCACCAAAATTTAAAGGATTCTTTTTAAAAGATTCAATACGATGTTTGTAATTAACTTTTGTCCAATCTCCGTGAAATTTTATATCTTTTGATGCATCAGGATACAGACTATCAATAGCATTTATTTGTACAAAAGAACTTTTAAAATGAATAGATAAAGTTTGTTTTGGTTTTAATTCTATAAATTCATCAGCTTTATTTTTAATCCAAACTGCACTATTTTCTGAAGGATTAAAAACAGAATCATTTTTATATTCTAAAGCTTTAATTGCATTTAAATACTCAACCATTTCTATGGTTTTGGCATACCAAATATCTTTTTTGTTGCCTAATAAATTGCAAATAGAATCAGCTAATTTCCAATTATTATGAAACTCATAACTATGTCCCCAAACATTCAATAACTGCATTTTAGTTGCCTTTAAATTGGAAAAATAATTACCATAATTTATAGCATCATTGATATGACAAGTTGGGTTTAATTCTAAAAAATTATTAGCAGGTAATTCAAAGTTTTTTGTGGCAACAGTTGTTCTTGCATATTTAACATCTAAAGCTTTTAAAGATTGTAACGTTTTCTCATCAAAAGCGCCAAAAGGATAAGCCAAACCTTGAACTGCATTATGATTTGTATTCTTAATTAAGCTATTTAATTTTTGAAAATCAGCAAAAACCTCAGCCCTAATTATTGAATCTTTTTGGTTATTTAAACCTAAATGATTTACAGTATGACTAGAAATTTCATGACCTTTATATATACTATTTACTTCTGATTCTTTGACAAAAAATACGTCATAACCCAATTCAGAACTTAACCAATTTGCTCTTTTACCAAGTCTGCCAGAATTTAGATGAAAAGTACCAACGATTTTCGCTTTGTTTAGTTTATCGAGCAAAATTCTATCGTGTTCTGGCCCATCATCAAAACTCATTACTAAACTTTTTAATTTACCCTCAGGAAAAGCAAAATTATTAGCATTAATCTCTTTATTGGTCCTTAAAGTAGGACCTACAACATTTTGTTGATTTATAGCAGAATTACAAGAAATCAGCAATAAAATAGACACAAAACTACATAAGTAGAAATATGAATCTATTATTTTATTTGTTTTGATTTCTTTCATCTTTTGGAAAATAAATTTTAAAAAATCTTTTAGAATCAGTTTATTTTTTCAATAAAAATGTTAATGGAATACTTACTCTATTTTGCCAAGAAATTTCTGAATGATCTGTTCCTTCGAAAAATAAGTTTTTGAAATTTGCATCAGTAAATCCATTATTTAGAAAAATAGAATCAACTTTAGGTGCATATTCAGAATAAAACTGATCTAAAGTTTTATTACCATAATCAAAATACATTTTATGTGTTTTTGCATCTGGAACATTCTTTTCTAAATAAGTGAGAATTGCATTTGGCAATGGATTATTTTTTATAGGTTGAGCACCAACCCAATGTGTAGAAAGACATGCTGCACCTTCAAAAACGTCTGGATATTGAGAAATTGCGTACATAGACATTAAGCCACCCATTGAAGAACCAGCCACAAATGTGTTTTCTTTATTTGTGTAAACCGAATATGTTTTGTCTATATAAGGTTTTAAATCTTCGACTAAAAATTTTAAATATTCGTCACCAGTTAAATCTTCTAAAGCAACATCATTATTCGAAAGACTTTTTACACTTCCTAACTCTTCATTTGTTAGAAAACTCATTGCTTTTTCTGGGTACAAATCCAACCATCTTAATGCTGCAATATTGTGAATACCAACAACTATAAAATCTTTAGTAGTACCTTCTTTCATTAATTTTGAAGCAACTTCATCTATTTTCCATTCTTGCTTATTCCAAGTAGTAGTTTCATCAAACAACATTTGTCCATCATGCATGTATAAAACTGCATATTTTTTTTTTGACGAATAGTTCTCTGGCAACCAAACATCAACAGGTCTTGGAGTTATGTGTTTTGTGGGAAAAGAATCTACTCTTATTAATTTTCCTGCGGTTAATACAGCATCTTCTAATACTTTTGCAGAAATATTATCAACCTTTTTTTCTTCTTTCTTATTCTCTTTACTTTCTGATTTACAAGAAATAATAAACAGCATTAAACAAAGAATAATTATATTTTTCATATTTTGTTCTTTAAAAGTTCTCGATACAATTCTGATAAAAAATCAGAATTACTCGAACTGACAGGTTTTTAATTTTATAGTCTACTTTTTTGTTGTTAAAATAACGCTACCTTTTTCTGATAATTGAATTTCATCATTCCAAAGAAAATCTTCTCCAGTAATAATGTTTTTCAGTTTCTTACCTGCTAAACCAACTTCTTTAAAACGCTTTAAATCGATTGTAATTGGTGCTTCGTTTTTGTTGATAATATGTACAACTGTTTCATCTCCTTTTGTTCTAAACAGAAAATAAGTTCCCATAAATGGAGCAAAATGAATCGTTTTTCCATCTTGAATTGCTTCACTCTTTTTACGATAATTTAAAACTTTACTCACAAAAGATTGCATCTCTTTTTGTTCAGCATTTAAACCTTCACTTGTAAAAGCATTTATTTTATCACCTTTAAAACCTCCAGGAAAATCTGTTCTAATTAAACCATGATCGCCAGGGTTTGCAGTATCATCCATTAAAATTTCTGTTCCGTAATAAACTTGTGGAATTCTTGGCATCATCAACATATAACCCAACGCCATTTTAGCTTTTGTTACATCTTCTTTTACCTCTGTGTACAACCTACTTTTATCATGATTATCTAAGAATACCATAATATCTTTTGGTGTTGCGTAATAAAAATCATTCGCTAAACCTTCATAGATTTTCACCAAACCTTTATCCCAAGATTCTTCTTCATTAAGTCCATCTATAATGTTTTTCTGCATCGGAAAATCCATTGTTGATCTTAAATTAGATTCATATCCATCTTTATTTTTCGCACCTTTTTGCCAATAACCAACTAACAACGGATTGTAACTCCATTCTTCTCCAACGATTGAAAAATTAGGATATTCATTCATAATTGATCCAGCCCAATTAGACATAAATTCTTTGTCTGGATAAGGATATGTGTCTTGTCTAATTCCGCCTAAACCTAAAGTTTCTATCCACCAAATACTATTTTGAATGATGTAATTCGCCATAAACGGATTACGCTGATTTAAATCTGGCATTCCTGCAACAAACCAACCTTCATTATTTTCTTTTCTATCAATTTCTGAAGCATAAGAATCTTGATTTGTAGTTCTTCTATGATTAGAATTGATGTTTGTTTCCCAATTCCAATTTTCTATATTTTCTTCGTAGTTCTTTTGATAATTCACCCAATCTTTAAAAGGAATATCTTTCATCCACCAATGTTCTAAACCACAATGGTTCGCAACTTGATCCATAATTAATTTCATGCCTTTTTCTTTTAATTTTTGAGCTAATTTTTTATAATCATCTAGTGTTCCAAAACGAGGATCAACCTGATAATAATCTGTAATTGCATAACCATGATATGAACCTTTTGGCATATCATTTGTTAATACAGGAGTTGGCCAAACTGTAGTAAAGCCTAAATCTGAAATGTAATCTACATGATTTATAATTCCTTGTAAATCTCCTCCATGACGTTTGTAATCATCTGCTCTATCTAAAGAGGTTTCTTTTAATTTTTTGTTGATGTCATTACTTTCATCCGCATTCGAAAAACGATCTGGAGTAATTAAATAAATAGCATCAGAACTATTAAAACCAACATAATATTCTGCCGATTTTTCTCTAGATTTTAACTCATAAGTATGAGTTTTTTTTGTGCTATCATCAAAAGTAAAAACAATATCAAATTTCCCTGCTTTTGTAGATTTATCAATTTTTAAATCTAAAAAAAGATAGTTTTCACTTCTTGCCTTATGTACCTTTTCAATAGAAACGCCAGCATAAGAAATTGATGGTTTTGAGTTTCCTATTTTATCTTCTTTTACCAATAATTGTAAAGAAGTATTTTTTAATCCAACCCACCAATTTGTTGGTTCTACTCTTTCTAAAAAAGTATTAGAAATTGAAACCTCAGAAACATTTTTTGGGGTCTCTGTAGTGTTACATGAGAATAAAGCTATGATAAATAATAATAAAATGTTTCTGATAAGTTTCATAATTTCTGTTTTAAACAGTTAATAAATTATTTGGAGAGACTGTTACTTTTTCTCCGTTTACTAAAATGTTGATTTCTTGAGTTCCATCTAATTCAAAATGAGTTCCATTTTGAGAAACATTTACAGTAATAACTTGATTTCTAAAGTTTACTTTGAATGAATAAGAATCCCATCCTTTAGGAATTTTTGGTGAAAAAGAAAGTGAATTATTTAGCACTCTCATTCCTCCAAAACCTTCAACAATACTCATCCAAGTTCCTGCCATAGAAGTAATATGTAATCCTTCTTCTACTTCGTGATTATAATCGTCTAAATCTAAACGAGATGTTCTTAAATAGAATGTGTACGCTTGATCCATTCTGTCTAACTTTGCAGCCTGAATACTATGTACACAAGGAGAAAGTGAACTTTCATGCACTGTAAATGGTTCGTAAAAATCGAAATGTTTTTCTAATTCTTCTGTAGAAAAATCATCTTCAAACATGTAAAAACCTTGTAAAACATCTGCCTGTTTAATATATGGAGAACGTAAAATTCTGTCCCAACTCCATTTTTGATTAATCGGTCTTTGACTT
The window above is part of the Polaribacter sp. SA4-12 genome. Proteins encoded here:
- a CDS encoding glycoside hydrolase family 31 protein, whose product is MKYFKIVIFLLFITQISIAQNSNRIFKNVKQNENGLEINVNDGKYLLKFYSDQIVETSFIPKGEEFLDTSHAVVLESEKVDINSVISKNESIFSTNGISVHIQHNPFQIIYKYNNEIVTSEKQGYFKSKHQPMDMVNGNIVADETEKIEFNLTSDEVLYGGGARALEMNRRGYRLPLFNRAQYGYETHAELMNFTLPIVISSKKYMIHFDNAPIGYLDLDSKKDNSLTYETISGRKTYQVIVGDSWMDLVENYTDLTGKQPLPPRWALGNFSSRFGYHSQKETEATIDKFQEENIPVDAVILDLYWFGKTVQGTMGNLEVDKDSFPDMKGMISRLKDKGVKTVLITEPFILSNSKKWNEAVEKDVLAKDSVGNPAKYDFYFGNTGIVDIYKPEGKEWFWNIYKDIINLGAKGLWGDLGEPEVHPTWVQHATGSASEVHNIYGHDWARLIFEGYQKELPNERPFILMRAGAAGSQRFGMIPWSGDVNRTWGGLQSQPEIALQMGMQGLGYMHSDLGGFAGANLDDNLYTRWLQYGVFQPIFRPHAQEDVPSEPVFRSAKAKKLAKKAIELRYKLLPYNYNLAFENNQKGTPLMRPIFFEEDDDKLMTNSSTYLWGKDFLITPILKDSVKTKEIYFPKTANWFNFYFDEKIEGGQTKTVKVKGKSIPTYVRGGAFILMTDLVQTTDDYKADKLELHYYYDASVKESKREFYNDDGITANAFEKGKYEILEFESELTKRCLEIDFEAEFGKEWNSSEKDITLIIHNINWKPRKVKVDGKRTRVSSENNTLTIPVKWNPKKELKVIITLK
- a CDS encoding alpha/beta hydrolase, with the protein product MKNIIILCLMLFIISCKSESKENKKEEKKVDNISAKVLEDAVLTAGKLIRVDSFPTKHITPRPVDVWLPENYSSKKKYAVLYMHDGQMLFDETTTWNKQEWKIDEVASKLMKEGTTKDFIVVGIHNIAALRWLDLYPEKAMSFLTNEELGSVKSLSNNDVALEDLTGDEYLKFLVEDLKPYIDKTYSVYTNKENTFVAGSSMGGLMSMYAISQYPDVFEGAACLSTHWVGAQPIKNNPLPNAILTYLEKNVPDAKTHKMYFDYGNKTLDQFYSEYAPKVDSIFLNNGFTDANFKNLFFEGTDHSEISWQNRVSIPLTFLLKK
- a CDS encoding glycoside hydrolase family 13 protein, whose amino-acid sequence is MKLIRNILLLFIIALFSCNTTETPKNVSEVSISNTFLERVEPTNWWVGLKNTSLQLLVKEDKIGNSKPSISYAGVSIEKVHKARSENYLFLDLKIDKSTKAGKFDIVFTFDDSTKKTHTYELKSREKSAEYYVGFNSSDAIYLITPDRFSNADESNDINKKLKETSLDRADDYKRHGGDLQGIINHVDYISDLGFTTVWPTPVLTNDMPKGSYHGYAITDYYQVDPRFGTLDDYKKLAQKLKEKGMKLIMDQVANHCGLEHWWMKDIPFKDWVNYQKNYEENIENWNWETNINSNHRRTTNQDSYASEIDRKENNEGWFVAGMPDLNQRNPFMANYIIQNSIWWIETLGLGGIRQDTYPYPDKEFMSNWAGSIMNEYPNFSIVGEEWSYNPLLVGYWQKGAKNKDGYESNLRSTMDFPMQKNIIDGLNEEESWDKGLVKIYEGLANDFYYATPKDIMVFLDNHDKSRLYTEVKEDVTKAKMALGYMLMMPRIPQVYYGTEILMDDTANPGDHGLIRTDFPGGFKGDKINAFTSEGLNAEQKEMQSFVSKVLNYRKKSEAIQDGKTIHFAPFMGTYFLFRTKGDETVVHIINKNEAPITIDLKRFKEVGLAGKKLKNIITGEDFLWNDEIQLSEKGSVILTTKK
- a CDS encoding GDSL-type esterase/lipase family protein, whose translation is MKEIKTNKIIDSYFYLCSFVSILLLISCNSAINQQNVVGPTLRTNKEINANNFAFPEGKLKSLVMSFDDGPEHDRILLDKLNKAKIVGTFHLNSGRLGKRANWLSSELGYDVFFVKESEVNSIYKGHEISSHTVNHLGLNNQKDSIIRAEVFADFQKLNSLIKNTNHNAVQGLAYPFGAFDEKTLQSLKALDVKYARTTVATKNFELPANNFLELNPTCHINDAINYGNYFSNLKATKMQLLNVWGHSYEFHNNWKLADSICNLLGNKKDIWYAKTIEMVEYLNAIKALEYKNDSVFNPSENSAVWIKNKADEFIELKPKQTLSIHFKSSFVQINAIDSLYPDASKDIKFHGDWTKVNYKHRIESFKKNPLNFGDIIFIGNSITEQGGNWAEKVGIKNVKNRGIAGDVTDGVLKRLDEITHFKPKTVFLLIGINDLFNLHYQKQIPSTEYVAKNIIKITDSIYQKSPETTIYLQTILPTAEAYMANYINQVNNIIRNTKIDVNYKLIDLHNEFVNENGLIKSELTSDGTHLNELGYEVWVKTIKDKI